The Nostoc sp. NIES-3756 DNA window GCTCTAACAAAACATTACTATATTCTTCTGTGCTGGCAAATTCTCTAATAGTTTGTGTATGAGTTCGACTCTTACCAGTAAGTGCAGATTCTACTAACGCTTGTAATACCATATTTGGTGCATTGATAAAACCTTCACTAATCATAATACTAGCTGCACTAGCAGACACTTTACCTTTATATAGGCCAGCTAAATTAGCGATCGCAATCATTAATTTTAGTGGTTGTTGTCCACGCCTGCTTAAAATATTTTTAGCAGTTTCCCACAGATAGCTAGTATTTTTTACATGGAGTTGTAGATAATCCTCATCTGTTAAAAATTTTATCCAGGAATAAATCTTCCGAGATTGCTCAGTTAGATTAGCTGGCGTTATTTGCTGTTCAACACATATTTTCTCAATGATTGTTGCTTTTGTAATTAAACTTTGATGTAATTGTTTGATTGCCTGTGAGTTATCATTGAAATTCGGTGCTAAATTAAAAATTTCTTGTAAGATAATATCTTGCTGTAATTTAATATTTTTTAAAGAAATACGCTTACTATCCATTTTTAAGTTAATTATTCACGTATGTGTATTAATAACGGTTTTATTTTACATCTTTTTATCAAATATCAGCATGGTTCAGAAATGAAAGAAGTTAACGAACTCAGCCTAAAAGAAGGTTATGGTATTGTAGGAGATATTAACGCTAATGCTATTAGCCCCAGGCAAGTTTTAGTTGTTAGACATGAAGATATTGTTGATTTGGCAATTCCACCAGGAGAATTAAGAGAAAATCTTGTGATAACTGGGATTACATCTAAAGATTTTACTTCTGGTTCTCTGATAAGTTTTGATAGTGGTGCTGCTATTCGTTTAACTTTTCATTGCGAACCATGTAAACGTATAGCACATTTAGTTGATTCATTAAAGACTATTCAATATAAAAGAGGCTTTTTAGGTGTAGTTATCAATTCAGGCATAATTCGTGTTGGAGATAGGATTAATATTCAACCTGAAAAGTTCCCCGCTTTGTCTGAAAATCCTTATGAACGCTTTCTCGATTTTATAGTAAAAGTACCAGCAGGCAAAGTAGTAACATACAAACATCTACTAGAAGCAATTGGGGTAGATAAAAGCTATATGAGGGCAATTCCCACATATCTGAAAAAGACATCTGCTGAGAATTACCCCATTCATAGAATATTAGACTCCCAAGGCTATTTAATTAAATATGCGCCTAATCAAAAGAGTCAGCTAGAATCTGAAAATATAGAAGTATTATCTGAGCAAGATTCATCTCATAAATATTTTGTAAAATATAATAAATATTTATATAATGATGCAAGTATTTATTTAACTTGATCAGATAAATTTTAGTATTTCTATCTTTAGTCAGAAGCCAAATAAATCATAATTATTTTCAATTGTTACTCCAACAAAGGAGAACTAAGAATGAACCCGACACAAAATAGACGAGCATTGATTACAGGTGCAAACCGAGGAATTGGATTTGCGATCGCCCAAGGTCTAATTGCTAAAGGTTATGAAGTCATAATTACTTCTCGCTCACTTGCAAAAGCCCAACAATCTGCCCAAAAACTGCAATCAAAGGTAATTCCCATCGAGTTAGATGTGAGCGATGAGCGCTCTATTAACCAAGCATTAGAAACTTTGCGTCTACAAATTGATCGCTTAGATGTGTTGATTAACAATGCTGGTGTTTATCCAGACGAGGGTGTAAATATTCTCACCATTTCCCGGGAACTGCTCGACTTGACGATAAATGCCAACACCTTTGGCCCCATTCGTATGGTGCAAGCATTTCTACCCCTGTTAGAAAAATCACCCGATGCCAGAGTAATTAATCTTTCTAGTGGCTATGGAGCAATAGAAGATTTATCAGCCGATGTGCCAAGTTACTGCCTATCAAAACTAGCCTTAAATGGGGCAACAATTATGTTGGCACAAGCCTTACAAGCCAAAAACATTGTTATCAACGCCGTGTGTCCGGGATGGGTGAGAACAGATATGGGTGGCGCATCTGCACCGCGATCGCCAGAACAGGGAGCAGACACAGCCATCTGGTTAGCAACAGAGGCTCCACGCAACATAAGCGGTAAATTTTTGCGCGATCGCAAAATAATTTCTTTTTAGGCGGTGCGCCAAATCTTAATAGTTCCATCCTGTCCACAACTAGCAAGTGTTTTTCTATCAGGATTAAGAGCAAATTGCCAAAGTGAGTGATGCTGATGCTGCAATTGCTGCTGCCGCTCGAATATGATTCCAGAAAGTCCAGTCATTTAAGTAAGTAGTCCATAACTTCACCCCATCGGTACTATCTGGCTTAACCAAGGCTAATGCTTCGTTGAGTGGAACATTAAAGAAAATTGTCACGCCTAATGTACCGATAAGATAGAGTAAACTACCTACGAGTACATAGACAGTATTCGTTCGATGCCACCTCAATAATGAGGAAATTAAAAGGAAAATACAAATTCCACCTGTTCCCAAAAATACCGTCATAAATAGTGGATTAATCACAGTAATATTAATCAACTGCATAGCTGCTATCCCATTTGTCGGCTGAAGTCGAGCAAGAGCATTCATAACGAATGCAGAGAAAGCGAAGAAAACGCCAGCTATTAGTCCACAACCTAGCAGTGCAAATAATTTTAATATGAAAAATGAGTGGTCAACAGTTGCCATAAAGCCACCTATAAATTGTCTGCCAATGCTTGCTAGTTCATTGTGTAATCTATTTTTTGAGATTGCTTAATTAAATAATTGCCAAGATAGTTAAAACTACTAAGCAAACTAACTGAATGGTTAAACTTAAAAGGCGGAATATAGGATTCAATCCAGCTATGTGAATCAGAGAATGCACAAGCCTAAATATGATGTAAACGACAACGAGCGAATCTATCACAGTTCCAGATACGCCGCGAACCGTCAAGAGAAACACAACTCCTATATACAAAGGTAGATTTTCTACTAAGTTGGACTGCACTCGAAATAGTCGCCAAAGCAAACTTTCGTCGTTTGGTGTGCCGAAATCTTTGACAGAACCACCGGTAGATAGATGACGAATCCTCGCTGCCAATAGAAGCACAACTACAGCGATCGTCCACACAATGAAAATTACTAGACCCCATAAAGGAATAGTCATCTCCGTAGTAGGTATAACTGAACTCATACACTTCATCCTGGTAAGTAGACTACTGCTAATTTAACGTTTATTTGACAATCAGTGATCGTGAGAGAATAACTGGTATCTATTAAATAATGTCAAAAATAAGATTTGTTACTAGAAATCAGCGATTTTTTTCAAGGAGATCGCTACTGTTCGACTTGATCCCATTGCTAAATATCACCAATATCAAAGTCACCGTTTTGTTATTGTTGATCGAGGTCAATTCATTTATGCACATTAAGAACGTTAAATTGACTTCAATTTTCAACTGCTTTCCACAGTTAAACCAATTTCCTGACCGTAGGATAGCTCTAATGTGTGACCATCAGGATCTCGCAAGAATGCCCAATATCCAACCGGATATCCAGAATCTTTGGGTTCACCAACCAACACTCCTGCTTGACGCGCCTGATCACACAAAGCATCCATTGCTTCACGACTCTTACAACCAACTCCTAAATGTGCTAATGGAGAGAGAATTGGCTGTACTGAATTAGTTTCAATCAGAACAATGACAAATGGTCGTGTATAGTCTGTCAACCAAGCTACTGCAACCCCTGTTTCCGCATCAATCCGACGATGAACTACCTGCATTTGAGCATAGGTAGCGTAAAACTCAATACTTTTTTCTAGTTCAGAGACAGGCAAAGCAATATGTGTAAGTCCAATATCAATCATGATGATGTTCCTCTAAAAGTTAGAGAATAGAGTTCACCCATAAAGTGGCTTCAATCAAGTCAAATATGAGGATAATAAATAATATAAAAATTATATTTGAGTTCTAATCAAGGCTTTTAGATATTAGTAAAAATACATCTTCATAACAGTGAACGATAGTAAACTGCTCTCGGTAAACGCTAATACAAAACTACAAAAATTTATGGTTTATCCGAAACACTAAGTTTGATTTTCTGTCTATTTAGATGTGTGCAATTTTTCTAACAATCAAATATAGCCCTTGGATACGAACACCTCAATCGAATATTGGCACAGATATATGTTAGATCAACTGATTGGAGATAATTGGAATGAACCCTTATCATCCTGAACTGTAATTTTTACCGTTGTGGTATTTTGACCACCATCAGAGGCTCTACACTCAAAAGTATCCTGGGCAATAGAAGGACGGTATTTTTGATTCCCAGAAGTACTACAATCAGCCTGAGCATTAGCACCATAGGATTGTCTAAATACCTCTACCACTTTATCCTCTACCTTTGCTAAGACTAAAAGTCCTTTAGCTTCCCAATTGAAACTACCCTCATCATTTTGGAAATTTACCTTCAGCTGAAAGGGGATATTTTCTACTGATGCTTGGCAGTTTATGGAATTACCAGCTTTAATCTCAAACTCATTCGCACAGTTCAATGAATCGAGTTGCCCTGCAAAATTCTGCCCCCAACTTTGAGTAATCTTGCTTTCTATTTCTTTAGCTGCCTGACTTTTTTCTTCAGTAGTAGACTTAACCTCTGATACAGAAGAAGATGATACAGGATTCGTTGCACCTGATTGGTTTTTGGTATAAGTGATGCCGTCAAGCTGCAAAGTCAATCTACCATTCTGTTCTTGCGGTGGTTGAGTAATTTTAAACTCCCTGTTGATAGGGCCTAAACCAATTTTGAGAGTTTTATCTGTAATGGTTGCAGTACCGCCTGTAACAGAAGTGTTTGAGGTCTTAAAGTCTCCACCACCATCCAAATAAATATTTACGAATGTGCCATCACTAGCTACCCAGCTACCAGCATAAATTTGTTGTTGCGTACTCAGAGGAACTTTATTAGTACTACAACTAACAACTACGGGTGCAACAGCGAGAGTGGTAATTAGTGCAGGTATGGCTAATCGGTTAAACATAGGAAGATGATTGAGTGATTTACACATATTGTCTACAATAAGTTTTTTGTCTTTTTCGGAACAAACTTAAAAAAAATCCGTCTTTATGGGGTTGTGTAGAAAAGGCAGGCAGTGTAAGGCGATCAAATTACAGCCCAATGGGTGGTTAGAAACCGCATCAAAGCTAAAAGCCATAGTCTACTAAACTAAAATCAGGCGATCGCAAAAGTATTATTCAAAAATTCAATTGCAACTACACATGAATAACCAACAAGAAAGCCAAGCGTTTGAACGCAATTGGTCTGCCTATTATAAAGCTGTGGAAGGTCGTCCGCCTCGAGAAACCCTACTGAAAGCCTTGGCAAGATTGGATACTTTCCCTACAGATGCTCCTCGATTTGCTGTAGATTTGGGCTGTGGGGATGGACGAGATACAGTAGAACTTCTCAGACGGGGTTGGCGAGTGCTAGGAATTGATGGTGCGCAAGAAGCGATCGCTCGCCATTAGTCCATACTTTATAGTTATTCTCCCTCATCTTCCTGTTACCCTCCTGTCAGGTAGGGCTAATTCATTGTGAAAAGAGAAAAAAGCTGTTCCAGATCATGACATAGAAATCTCTGTGCTTTGGTCAATGAGCGATAACCCTTTGCACGGAGTAGATTAATCACAAAAGTACGAATAATAGACCAGTTAGTAGCAGCATTATAGGCACAAAAAGGTGCAGTGTCTTCCCCAAACACAACATCTTTGACCCAATGCAATCCGTTTTCAATGTCCCGGTGTCCACGAATAGCTTGAGCAAAATGGATAGCAGATGTTTTGAGACTACTAAGATAGTAACTAATTGTTTCAAAAGATTGCCCATCTCTAATACCCTGACGCTCAACAACAATCAAACTTTGCGCCTTTTCCCAACTGGGGTCAATACCATCTATGAGTTCATAAACTTTGACAGTACGTTGAACAACACGTCCACGTGTGCGTTCGATTTGAATGTCAATAGTATTTGGGAGAAGTTGTTTTGCCAGTGTTTGTGCATAACTCAAGAGTTTGGGTTGATTACCCTTGATGCCTACTAAGTAATCATTACCACTGTTAACAATTAACTGCACAGTTTTTTTTGACAATGCAAAGCATCACATGTAAACACTACACCAGTGAAATTCAAAGTTTCTAATAGTTTTTCTAAAACTTTGATTTCACTTTGTTCATGGTTCTGGAATTGCTTGAGGGCAACGACCACTCCTTGCTGATGGCTATACACTGAGACGACGTTGACAAAGTTTTGGTAGGACTGATTGTATGCTTTAACTGTACTTTTGATGCTTTTTCCATCCACTGCTAACCAAGAACCTGGACCGAGGTGAGTCCCAGCTTTTGCCCACGTCACAAAGCAGTCTGTAAGTTTTTCAAAATCTAATTGCTCAAACAGTCGCCGAAATGTTGAGTCACTCGGTAAACGTTTGTATGTTATCCCTAACTTTTCGGACAATGCTGCATAATGTCGCACACAAAAGTCTTCTAGTGCAGCATATCCATAGCACTCACTCAACGTTCCTAAAATCACTAATAATAGCATCACCCATAATGGATAACGTTTTCCACGAGGAGCGCGATAGTCTTCTATGCCTTGTAATGCCGCTATCAAACTACTCATTTGACATCAAAATATACTTAGGGTAGAAGTTATTTCTAGTTTAATTTTTCTCTCTTTACAATGAATTAGCCCTACCTCCTGTCAGGGGGTTAGGGGTGGGTTACTCCCACATCTCCCCCCACTTCTTTAATTACTACCTAAGATAAACAAACTCAACAATGTACCACTATTCCATAGACTGTGCAGGAGTATAGGAGCTAGAAGGTTACGCGATCGCGTGTATACTACGCCTAAGACTATGCCTAAAGCTGTCAGGGGAAGAATTTCTGATAAGCTGAGGTGAGCAGCAGCAAATAACGTAGCGCTGGCGAGAATTGCTCCCCATACGGGTACGTAACGAGTGAGGGAGGGTAATAAGAAGCCACGAAATAGAACTTCTTCAAATAAAGGTGCAGCGATCGCAGCTGTCACGTAAAATATCCCCAATGCTGTGAAGTTTCGGCTTTCGAGTGCTAGTTGTAGTAGAGGGTTACTACCACCTTGTCCTTGCCATAGCTGTTGATTAATCAAGGACACAATCACAACTATAGGTAAAGCGGCGCAATAACCACCTAAACCCCACAAAAACCAGTTATCTTGAAACCGGAAGCGAAACCAATTTTGGGGAAGGGGGAAGAAGCGTTTAATCGAAATGTATAAGACTGACAGCGCACCGGCTGCTACTAATATGTAACTTATCAAAACAGAAACAGCTTGCAGTCTCACATCAACGATGGGACGGGGGATGGGGAGTAGTATAAGCAAGGAAGGGACGAAAATTTGCCCCATGAAGAAAAAGCCTACGACAAAAACCGCAAGAATTGTCTCTCCATCCCACGGTGTTGTCCAAGCTAAATCAGCATTTTGTCCTAGTAAAGATTCTTTACCCTTGAGCAAGTATTGAGCAATTAAGAAAATTAACAGTATCAACCCTGCTAACGCTGCCAAGCTAGGTACGGTAGCAATTATAGCCAATTTGAACACAGCTTGAGTCGCAGCCTGTTGTTGTGCTGATTGAATTTCTCTTAAAGCATCTTGTCTCTGCTGGAGTTGGTAGAGTTGAATCAAAGCTGTAGAGCGAAACCAGCCTTCTAAATTATTCTGAATTAACTGTTGAGCATTCGGGAAAAGTCGCGGGGGATCACTCCACAGTCCACTCAACACAGCCGCAGTTTGTTCAACTTCTGTGCTGGATTTTGAATTATCTAAGCGCTGTTGTAAGTCACTCCACGCATTAATATCTGTTTGAGTTTGTCCTTGTTTTGCTTGTAGAATACCTAACCTTAAATCTAATTCCGCCAAGAATTTTTGGAGTTGCTCTTGAGATTGCTGCAACTGTTTTTCTTTATCATTACGAGAGATAGTGGTAGAAGGAGACGTATCTGGTAATGGTTTAGGTGGTGTAGCATTTTGCGATGGAGAGTGCAGTTGTGCAAGTTGGTTTTGAATTTTCGTCAAATTAGTTTGCACTGATTGACGAGTTTTTTCATACTGCTTAGTAGCGTTTTCTAAAGGATTTTCCCCAAGAACTGCCTCTTGAATGAGTTTTGGGCTATTATCGTCACTGTCCTCTGGTTGCCAAGCTTGTGCAAGCAGTGAAATATTGGTTTGGTAAAGTTCCAAGCGGCTTTGGAACTGTGGTTCTTGCAAACTACCAAACAGAGACGAAGCCGCTAAAAAAGCTGCTATCGGCGTTAGGACAAAAAATAAAATCAACCGCTTGATACTCATCTATCCCCCTTTGACAAACCAGTGGAGAGCGTGTTCCCCTTAGAAATTATCGCAACAAACAGCGATGGGTGGATAAATTAGTGTCTATTGTGCAAGGAACTTATCATATTTTGGGGTTTGGTAATGGGTAATGAAAAATTACCTATTACCCATTACCAGCCAGAACAACCATACATATTAAACGTTGGGATCTAAGACAAACTGAGAGTTGGACTGATTGACATGATAAGTCCAAAATTGATTGCGTACCCTGACAACTACCTCCCAACCTTGAATGGGTCGATATTCTTCTGTACAGATTTCACCAAAATTAAATCTACAAGGATTACTAAAAGTTCTTGGGGTAACTTTGGTAATTTCTACATCTCTGGTAGATAGACGAGAACGTCTAGCAGCATCGTTAAGAATATTATTAGCGATCGCTCTGGGTAATTGACTCTCTGCGCCTACATTATTTTTAGGGTCTAGGACAATTTGCGTACCAGATTGATTAACATGATAAGTCCAAGATTGATTGCGTCCCTGTACAACCACTTCCCACCCTTCGATGGGTCGATATTCCCTAGTGCAAATTTCTCCAAAGTTGAACTCGCAGGGATTTCCAAAGGTGCGGCGGTTGGCTTTAATTATCTGTAGTTCCCGTCTGGGTACACGAAAGCGTCTTGTAACGTCACTGAGAATATTATTAGCGATCGCTCTGGGTAATTGACTCTCTGCGCCTACATTATTTTTGGGGTCTAGGACAATTTGCGTACCAGATTGATTAACATGATAAGTCCAAGATTGATTGCGTACCCTAACAACTACTTCCCACCCTTCAATGGGTCGATATTCCCTAGTGCAAACTTCCCCAAAGTTGAACTCACAGGGATTTCCAAAGGTTCTGGATGTAGCTTGAGTGACCCTGACATTTCTCACACCAGAACGTCTAGACGCATCGTTGATTACCGCTCTAGCAACATACCCAGGTAAGCGACTCTGCAAGCGTTGAGAGAGTTCTACTGATTTTACCGTAGGCGCAGCCACAGCAGCACTGTCATTAACCAAGCCTACTCCAGAAGACAATAAGCTGGCTAATGCCAAGGTTAAAACTAATCCTTTAGGAAAATTATAAGTTGAGGACACTTGCTTGATAGGTTTCATAAAACCCCCTGATATAACCCATATGCTTTAAGTGACGAATATTAAAACAACAGAGTTCATACTAATCACGAAAACTGTTGACTATTGACTATTGACTAATTAAGTTAAGTGCATAAACACCATCTTTAATAATTCTGCACGGGTGAAAGGTTTAGTTAAATATCCAGATGCACCAACTAATCTGGCTTTGACTTTATCTACCAATCCCTTAGAACTTGTAACAAATATAATCGGAGTCTTTTTAAACATTGAATTATTGCGAATGATTTTGCACAGTTCATAACCGTCAATCCCCGCCATGTTTAAATCCAGTAAAATTAAATCTGGTTTGTGGCGAATAATTGACATAGCTGCTTTAAGTGGGTCATTGATAGCAACTACAGTAAAATTTTCACTCTCTAAAAAGCGGCTAATTTCTTTAAGAATTGTTGGACTATCATCCACAGAAACGATTTTGTAGACTGGTCGATTAGTTCCGGTAGCGGGGGTTACTCTTTGGGGAACAGAATTTGTGGTATTTGATAATGTTAGTTCCTGATGGCTTGTATTGGCAGGAGTATAAGTTTGTGGTGGTCGGACTACAAGAGCTAAATTCTCTACAGCAAGTGTTGGGGTAATAGGTGTAGCATTGCTACTGAGTTCTACTACTGTATCTACTAATTTTTTGTTGATTAATCCAATTGTAGATTTAGGAGTGAATTTTGATTCTGCAAAAATTTTTGGTAACTTGTCAAATGGGGGATCTGGTTCATGTAAGATAATCTCTCCCGTCAGGATATAAGGATACAAATGTTGTGCTAATTGAATTTCATCCTGATTCATAATTATAGCTAGATGACGTAGGCTAAAACCCTTCATCCAGTAAG harbors:
- a CDS encoding MGMT family protein, with translation MKEVNELSLKEGYGIVGDINANAISPRQVLVVRHEDIVDLAIPPGELRENLVITGITSKDFTSGSLISFDSGAAIRLTFHCEPCKRIAHLVDSLKTIQYKRGFLGVVINSGIIRVGDRINIQPEKFPALSENPYERFLDFIVKVPAGKVVTYKHLLEAIGVDKSYMRAIPTYLKKTSAENYPIHRILDSQGYLIKYAPNQKSQLESENIEVLSEQDSSHKYFVKYNKYLYNDASIYLT
- a CDS encoding SDR family NAD(P)-dependent oxidoreductase; this translates as MNPTQNRRALITGANRGIGFAIAQGLIAKGYEVIITSRSLAKAQQSAQKLQSKVIPIELDVSDERSINQALETLRLQIDRLDVLINNAGVYPDEGVNILTISRELLDLTINANTFGPIRMVQAFLPLLEKSPDARVINLSSGYGAIEDLSADVPSYCLSKLALNGATIMLAQALQAKNIVINAVCPGWVRTDMGGASAPRSPEQGADTAIWLATEAPRNISGKFLRDRKIISF
- a CDS encoding VOC family protein, whose protein sequence is MIDIGLTHIALPVSELEKSIEFYATYAQMQVVHRRIDAETGVAVAWLTDYTRPFVIVLIETNSVQPILSPLAHLGVGCKSREAMDALCDQARQAGVLVGEPKDSGYPVGYWAFLRDPDGHTLELSYGQEIGLTVESS
- a CDS encoding SprT-like family protein, with product MDSKRISLKNIKLQQDIILQEIFNLAPNFNDNSQAIKQLHQSLITKATIIEKICVEQQITPANLTEQSRKIYSWIKFLTDEDYLQLHVKNTSYLWETAKNILSRRGQQPLKLMIAIANLAGLYKGKVSASAASIMISEGFINAPNMVLQALVESALTGKSRTHTQTIREFASTEEYSNVLLELDLIADVLAEKPQGKFYNLDELFDKVNHEYFFSSLAKPRLAWSRINTYRKLGHYESARDRVVISLTLDDGKVPEFVVEFVLYHELLHKYHGTKWVQGRRMVHTKEFRDSESKFKFYNEASRWLKKSTPQ
- a CDS encoding response regulator; translation: MNYSGTFTALRPHSLLRHLSSCFDTTCLQAFSNSVTWSIYLEEGTITYATHSVEPFDRLERHLRRLSQQIPQVTNEIRVQLRLLFETDAQNNSNVINKPPDYQAIHWLVNQGYLDTTQATVLIQELVKDVIESFLLIKTGNYELTTLQQKLPDICRLDVSKVIERCQMRLQTWQSYLLKITSPYQRPYLLINNKKSPELQPKLTYWMKGFSLRHLAIIMNQDEIQLAQHLYPYILTGEIILHEPDPPFDKLPKIFAESKFTPKSTIGLINKKLVDTVVELSSNATPITPTLAVENLALVVRPPQTYTPANTSHQELTLSNTTNSVPQRVTPATGTNRPVYKIVSVDDSPTILKEISRFLESENFTVVAINDPLKAAMSIIRHKPDLILLDLNMAGIDGYELCKIIRNNSMFKKTPIIFVTSSKGLVDKVKARLVGASGYLTKPFTRAELLKMVFMHLT
- a CDS encoding MAPEG family protein encodes the protein MSSVIPTTEMTIPLWGLVIFIVWTIAVVVLLLAARIRHLSTGGSVKDFGTPNDESLLWRLFRVQSNLVENLPLYIGVVFLLTVRGVSGTVIDSLVVVYIIFRLVHSLIHIAGLNPIFRLLSLTIQLVCLVVLTILAII
- a CDS encoding anthrone oxygenase family protein — translated: MATVDHSFFILKLFALLGCGLIAGVFFAFSAFVMNALARLQPTNGIAAMQLINITVINPLFMTVFLGTGGICIFLLISSLLRWHRTNTVYVLVGSLLYLIGTLGVTIFFNVPLNEALALVKPDSTDGVKLWTTYLNDWTFWNHIRAAAAIAASASLTLAICS
- a CDS encoding class I SAM-dependent methyltransferase, which encodes MNNQQESQAFERNWSAYYKAVEGRPPRETLLKALARLDTFPTDAPRFAVDLGCGDGRDTVELLRRGWRVLGIDGAQEAIARH
- a CDS encoding DUF4333 domain-containing protein, which translates into the protein MFNRLAIPALITTLAVAPVVVSCSTNKVPLSTQQQIYAGSWVASDGTFVNIYLDGGGDFKTSNTSVTGGTATITDKTLKIGLGPINREFKITQPPQEQNGRLTLQLDGITYTKNQSGATNPVSSSSVSEVKSTTEEKSQAAKEIESKITQSWGQNFAGQLDSLNCANEFEIKAGNSINCQASVENIPFQLKVNFQNDEGSFNWEAKGLLVLAKVEDKVVEVFRQSYGANAQADCSTSGNQKYRPSIAQDTFECRASDGGQNTTTVKITVQDDKGSFQLSPIS
- a CDS encoding CPBP family intramembrane glutamic endopeptidase gives rise to the protein MSIKRLILFFVLTPIAAFLAASSLFGSLQEPQFQSRLELYQTNISLLAQAWQPEDSDDNSPKLIQEAVLGENPLENATKQYEKTRQSVQTNLTKIQNQLAQLHSPSQNATPPKPLPDTSPSTTISRNDKEKQLQQSQEQLQKFLAELDLRLGILQAKQGQTQTDINAWSDLQQRLDNSKSSTEVEQTAAVLSGLWSDPPRLFPNAQQLIQNNLEGWFRSTALIQLYQLQQRQDALREIQSAQQQAATQAVFKLAIIATVPSLAALAGLILLIFLIAQYLLKGKESLLGQNADLAWTTPWDGETILAVFVVGFFFMGQIFVPSLLILLPIPRPIVDVRLQAVSVLISYILVAAGALSVLYISIKRFFPLPQNWFRFRFQDNWFLWGLGGYCAALPIVVIVSLINQQLWQGQGGSNPLLQLALESRNFTALGIFYVTAAIAAPLFEEVLFRGFLLPSLTRYVPVWGAILASATLFAAAHLSLSEILPLTALGIVLGVVYTRSRNLLAPILLHSLWNSGTLLSLFILGSN